From one Cyanobacterium stanieri PCC 7202 genomic stretch:
- a CDS encoding 4-hydroxy-3-methylbut-2-en-1-yl diphosphate synthase (PFAM: GcpE protein~TIGRFAM: 1-hydroxy-2-methyl-2-(E)-butenyl 4-diphosphate synthase~COGs: COG0821 Enzyme involved in the deoxyxylulose pathway of isoprenoid biosynthesis~InterPro IPR004588:IPR016425~KEGG: cyc:PCC7424_5324 4-hydroxy-3-methylbut-2-en-1-yl diphosphate synthase~PFAM: IspG family protein~SPTR: 4-hydroxy-3-methylbut-2-en-1-yl diphosphate synthase;~TIGRFAM: 1-hydroxy-2-methyl-2-(E)-butenyl 4-diphosphate synthase): protein MQTIEQPIAPREDKLLDTTIHRRKTRAVKVGNVTIGGNNPVVVQSMINEDTLDIDGSVAGIRRLHEIGCEIVRVTVPSMAHARALAEIKQKLADTYQPVPLVADVHHNGMKIALEVAKHVDKVRINPGLYVFEKPKGDRTEYTETEFKEIGAKIKETLEPLVISLRDQGKAMRIGVNHGSLAERMLFTYGDTPEGMVESALEFIKICESLDFKNLIISLKASRVPVMLSAYRLMVKKMDELGMDYPLHLGVTEAGDGEYGRIKSTAGIGTLLAEGIGDTIRVSLTEAPEKEIPVCYSILQALGLRKTMVEYVACPSCGRTLFNLEEVLHKVREATKHLTGLDIAVMGCIVNGPGEMADADYGYVGRQPGFISLYRGREEIRKVPEEQGVEQLIQLIKDDGRWVDP, encoded by the coding sequence ATGCAAACTATAGAACAACCGATCGCCCCTAGGGAAGATAAATTACTTGATACGACCATCCATCGTCGCAAAACCCGCGCGGTAAAGGTAGGTAACGTCACCATCGGCGGAAATAATCCCGTGGTTGTACAATCAATGATTAACGAAGATACTTTGGATATAGATGGCTCAGTCGCAGGAATTCGCCGTCTCCATGAGATTGGTTGCGAAATTGTACGGGTAACGGTACCTAGTATGGCTCACGCCAGAGCATTGGCAGAAATTAAACAAAAATTGGCTGATACTTATCAACCCGTGCCTTTGGTGGCAGATGTTCATCACAATGGCATGAAAATTGCCCTTGAGGTTGCCAAACACGTTGATAAGGTGAGAATTAATCCCGGTTTATACGTCTTTGAAAAGCCTAAAGGCGATCGCACCGAATATACTGAGACAGAATTTAAGGAAATCGGAGCAAAAATCAAAGAAACCCTTGAACCCTTGGTAATCTCCCTACGAGATCAAGGAAAAGCGATGCGTATCGGGGTAAATCACGGCTCCTTAGCCGAGAGAATGTTATTCACCTATGGAGATACTCCCGAGGGAATGGTCGAATCCGCCCTTGAATTTATCAAAATCTGTGAATCCCTCGATTTTAAAAACCTGATCATCTCCCTCAAAGCCTCAAGAGTGCCTGTAATGCTTTCTGCCTATCGCTTAATGGTCAAAAAAATGGATGAATTAGGCATGGACTATCCCCTCCACCTAGGAGTTACCGAAGCAGGAGACGGAGAATATGGCAGAATCAAATCCACCGCGGGGATTGGTACCCTACTAGCCGAAGGTATTGGCGACACCATTAGGGTATCCCTCACCGAAGCCCCAGAAAAAGAAATCCCTGTGTGTTACAGTATCTTACAAGCCTTGGGTTTACGCAAAACCATGGTGGAATATGTTGCTTGTCCTTCCTGTGGTAGAACTTTATTTAACCTAGAAGAAGTGTTACACAAAGTAAGGGAAGCCACCAAACACCTTACGGGACTTGATATTGCCGTCATGGGTTGCATCGTCAACGGGCCAGGGGAAATGGCAGATGCCGATTATGGTTATGTCGGCAGACAACCCGGATTTATCTCTCTCTATCGTGGACGAGAAGAAATCAGAAAAGTACCTGAAGAGCAAGGAGTTGAGCAACTTATTCAACTCATCAAAGATGATGGTAGATGGGTTGATCCTTAA
- a CDS encoding Tetratricopeptide TPR_1 repeat-containing protein (InterPro IPR001440:IPR019734:IPR013026~KEGG: cyc:PCC7424_3039 tetratricopeptide domain protein~PFAM: Tetratricopeptide TPR_1 repeat-containing protein~SMART: Tetratricopeptide repeat~SPTR: Tetratricopeptide TPR_2 repeat protein), whose amino-acid sequence MFFKKSSAIYCWLLVFGIVFVSSPVFAQSRRNNPINQNFSRDELLPRRTNNLTQEEREALRAALEELNQSAQNQLEMGNNDEAFEIWYRQIRLTRFLGVREEVKTIRDVGAVAWQRSRGDDVNFLGERLSVLQAQNTTNNRLNPQLVPYFIDAYETLRDVDKLISLRRQLLEVARERRNEEEIQGNLESLGSLYLSRFDYFSAKPIYEELLTIAQRERDFIAESNYLRRLSQINGAMLRPENAIEYRKRLIANHVRNNNLRAVALVEIAIGDDYKLLDNPEEAAAFYQEAFNTAWSQGQFAIATDALKRLGNLYQEYEQLDSALVVYDELIKLQQQAYNYFGLMETYERIGIIHQQKQNITEARNSFIRALQIAQEINHRQEYYRQLLSQL is encoded by the coding sequence ATGTTCTTCAAAAAAAGTTCTGCTATCTATTGTTGGTTATTGGTGTTCGGTATTGTTTTTGTTTCTAGTCCTGTTTTTGCTCAGAGTAGGAGAAATAATCCCATTAATCAAAATTTTAGTAGGGATGAGTTGTTACCCAGAAGGACAAATAATTTAACTCAGGAGGAAAGAGAGGCTTTACGGGCGGCCTTGGAAGAGTTGAATCAGTCGGCACAAAATCAGTTGGAGATGGGTAATAATGATGAGGCTTTCGAGATTTGGTATCGTCAGATTCGTTTAACTCGCTTTTTGGGAGTTAGGGAAGAGGTGAAGACAATTAGGGATGTGGGTGCAGTTGCTTGGCAGAGAAGTAGGGGGGATGATGTTAATTTTTTGGGTGAGAGATTATCGGTTTTACAGGCTCAGAATACCACTAATAATCGTTTAAATCCTCAACTTGTGCCTTATTTTATAGATGCTTATGAAACATTGAGGGATGTTGATAAGTTGATTTCTTTACGGAGGCAGTTGTTGGAGGTTGCCCGTGAAAGAAGAAATGAGGAGGAGATTCAAGGTAATTTGGAGTCGTTGGGCAGTTTGTATCTGAGTAGGTTTGATTATTTTAGTGCGAAGCCTATCTATGAGGAGTTGTTAACTATTGCCCAAAGGGAAAGGGATTTTATCGCTGAGTCAAATTATTTGAGACGGTTATCTCAGATTAATGGGGCAATGTTACGCCCTGAGAATGCCATTGAGTATAGAAAGCGGTTGATTGCTAATCATGTGAGGAATAATAATTTACGGGCTGTGGCTTTGGTAGAAATTGCCATCGGTGATGATTATAAGTTGTTGGATAATCCTGAAGAGGCGGCGGCTTTTTATCAGGAGGCTTTTAATACTGCTTGGTCTCAGGGACAATTTGCGATCGCCACTGATGCCCTAAAAAGATTGGGTAATTTATATCAAGAATATGAACAATTAGACTCGGCATTAGTCGTTTATGATGAGCTGATTAAACTACAACAACAGGCATACAATTATTTTGGATTAATGGAAACCTATGAACGTATAGGAATTATCCATCAGCAAAAACAAAATATTACTGAGGCAAGAAATTCTTTCATCAGAGCGCTACAAATTGCCCAAGAAATTAATCACCGCCAAGAATATTATCGACAGTTGCTATCGCAGTTATAA
- a CDS encoding cytochrome b6f complex subunit PetL (InterPro IPR007802~KEGG: amr:AM1_0939 cytochrome b6f complex subunit PetL~SPTR: Cytochrome b6f complex subunit PetL) — MSGVVAYVGIIGAFTVAAVGLYYGFRALKLL, encoded by the coding sequence ATGTCTGGTGTAGTTGCTTATGTCGGCATCATCGGTGCTTTCACCGTGGCGGCTGTTGGTTTATATTATGGTTTTCGTGCTTTAAAACTATTATAA